Part of the Photobacterium sp. DA100 genome is shown below.
GAGGTTGTTGATTAATATCCCGATACTTACCGTTAAGGCAACTGCACTCAAGAATACAAATCCTAGCACAACCCATTTGGTCAGATCTTCATTGTCTAAGTAGGTGTTCAATACGCTGATGATATAGTCCATATCACACCTCGATTCGTAATAGCTTTCTTATCCAAAACAGGCCAAGTGTCATCAGTATTGCCGTGACGGTCAATACTGTCTGACCTCGTTCTGATTCCAGCAGAGGGGCAATGTAGCCTGGATTACTGATGTAAAGCATGAGGAAAAGTACAAATGGGACCATCATAAGTACCCATGCCGACATACGTCCTTCTGCTGAAAGTGTTCTGACTTTTCGCATCAGACGAAACCGGCTTCTGATCACACCTGAAATTTTATCGAGTGTTTCTGCAAGGTTCCCTCCGGTTTCTTTTTGGATTGTAACTGCACTATTAAAGGCCAGCACACTCACGGAGGGGTTTCGTTGCGCCAAGTTAGCGAGCGCGATTTTTAAATCAACGCCATAGTTGAGTTCAACGAAAGTTTTGCCAAACTCAACGGAAATGGGAGGGGACATTTCCTCACTGACTGTCTTCATCACTTCGGTAAATGGATAGCCCACTAATAGGGCTCGTTTCATTACATCTAGCGCCTCAACAAACTGCTCCTCGAAAAGTTGCAGCCGCTGTTCTGACTTTTGACGTAAAAAAAGGAAAAATCCCACAAGAATAATGACTGGAACGGTTGCTGCAAACCTTACGCTCTGTGTTAAAAAAAGCGTGGCAAACATTGAGAGAAACATGCTAACTGTTAACCAAATACCAACTTTGTAAGCTTTCCAATTAAGCCCAGCAAGTTCGAGTTTCTCACCCAGATATTCGCCAAAGGCATTGTTTTCTAGCCAGCGTTCAGTTGGTGACAGCTTGTCCAAATAACTTCTTCTCAACAGTGACTGCTGATGGACTTTGCCCGATTCTGCAATGATTTCGAGTTGCTTTTTTAACAGCCGGTTGCGATTAGCCCGTGTTCCAGATGCTGAAATAAGGATAGTTTGTGAGATAACAACGACCGCAACAAACAAAATGATGAGGTAAAGTTTTAGATTCTGATCCATTAGAAACCTCCGTTACTGTCGGAAGTGAAATATGAGTAAGGAAGTTCGATCCCCATATGCTTGAAGGTATCCATGAATGACGGTACATTACCCGTTGCCTGATATTTGCCGATGACATTACCATTTTCATCAATGCCTTGGCGGGTAAAACAAAACAGCTCTGTTAATGTGATGACATCTCCTTCCATAGCATTTACTTCGACAATGCTGGTAATACGTCGCTTACCATCTTCCATGCGGCGTAATTGGACAATGATATTGAGAGCCGAAGCAATTTGTGAACGAACATTCTTAATCGGCATGTTCCAGCCTGCTATGGCGAACATATTCTCAATTCGGCCAAGAGCATCCCGTGGAGTATTCGCATGTATTGTTGTCATTGAACCGTCATGACCGGTATTCATTGCTGCGAGCATATCGACAGCTTCACCTCCACGAACCTCACCGACAACAATGCGATCCGGTCGCATACGTAGTGAGTTGATAACTAATTCACGCTGAGTGATAGCGCCTCGTCCTTCGATATTGGGTGGACGAGTTTCCAAACGTACAACATGGGGCTGCTGAAGCTGGAGTTCTGCTGAATCTTCGATAGTTACAATACGTTCATTTTTGGGAATAAATGATGAGCATATATTTAGGGTGGTGGTTTTACCTGACCCGGTCCCCCCGGAGATTAGAATGTTTAAACGCCCCTTAACGACTGCTTGTAAAAAATGAGCCATCTCTTCATTGAGTGTTCCGTATTCGAGTAATTGTTCGATCTGGAGCTTTTCAACCGCAAATTTACGGATAGAAAGTGATGGCCCGTCGATAGCGAGCGGCGGAATGATGGCATTAACACGGGAGCCGTCTTTGAGTCGGGCATCAACCATGGGAGAGCTTTCATCGACCCGTCGTCCAACTTGGGAAACAATCCGGTCGATCACATTGAGAAGGTGTTGGTCGTCCCGAAAAAAAGAATTAACCGGTTCAAGTTTACCTTTTCGCTCAACATAAATTTGGCGGCTTGAATTAACGAGTATGTCCGATATGGACTGATCTTTTAACAATGGCTCAAGCGGACCTAGGCCTAATATCTCATCACCTATTTCTTCAATAACTCGTTTGCGCCCTTCTGCATTAAGCGGAACGTCCTTATCGAGTAACAACATACTCGACATTTCAGCGATTTGTTCATGTGCTTGCTCTAGGGGTAAACTTTCCAATAGCGACAAGTCGATAGTTTTGTATAGCTCATCAATGATATCTTCTTTGATTGCCTGTTCCTGTGGATTTGCCGGTTTGGCTTGTCGTGGTTGGTCTTCCAAATCCTGGGTTGGCAATGGTATATGAGTGGTTTGTTCTACCGTATTAACTCCCTTTTTTTTAAACATAGCTAGCTCCTTAGAAACGCAAATAAACGTTTAAAGCCTTTTTCTGGCTGAACTTCATGCCCACTCATCATATTGGCCACATCCTTGAGCACTTTCACGATCGGCTTTTTGTCAAAATGTGTTGCCAGTAGTTCCCCTAAATTTGTTGATGCACTGACTGACAGGTAATCATTGGGAACGAGCACAAGTTCGTCCACATGGAGGGATTTCTTTATGTCATCCGGCTTTATATCAATGTTTTTAGAGTATCGGTTGACGATGACATTTATTTGTTGCTGACTAAAACCGAACATATGTTTCAATTGCTTGATAAGGCCTGACGCCTCCTGAATGGAGGGAATATTTTGTTGAACAACAATAAAGATGTTATCAGCATTCGAGACCGCGGGCAGCGTACTGTTCTCTAGTCCCCTCGATAGATCAATAATAATATGCTCAAAATTATTGGTAACATGCTCTAGGAAGTCACGAAAAGCGTTAGCTTTAAATTCGGGAATGGTATCTATCAATTGCTCGGAGCGATTGGGGATGAATCTCAGCCCAGACTCGTGCTTGGTGAGTATTCCGGAAAGAGCGTATTCATCTAAGCTGTCAACTTGGGAAAGAGCTTCACTCAGTGTGAATTTGGGGTAGGTGGAAAGCAGCCCCGATGAAGACCCAAACTGGGCGTCGGGATCAATCAGTACAACTGACTTGTGTTCCAGTGCAATGATATGAGCAATTGAGGTTGAAAGAATTGATGCGCCCATTCCTCCCTTGGCATTGATGAACACACTGGTTTTTCCTTGCTTTCTATTTGCTGATTTTATCTCAGCGCAATTAACGATCAGTTGATCGAGTTCTGACTCATCAAATGGAATGGAAAGAACGTCTTTTATTTCAACTTTCAATGCATTGCGCAGAACTTCTGTTGTTGATTCCTTGGTGATCAGGATAATTGGAATTGTTTTCGAGATAACTTGCTTTACTCGGTTTGCTATAGCCATCCAATCCGCGTCACCATCAATGATGATCAGATCTGGTTTTTTGACATTTTCATTGTTTTTAACTTTGGCAATAAATTCTAAGTGACTTAAAGATGTGAAATGTACATTGCTCCATTGGGCAAAATAGTCGGTCAATGGCTTTAGAAATTTGTCACTGTCACTTATAAGCCAACCATTTATCGACACCGCCAGAGGCGGCTTCATGGATGAAGATAAGATGTCTGTTTCTGAGAGGTAGCTTGTAGTTTCCATATTCCACCCTAGCAGTCAGTGAATCCGGTCCGTGTAACGCCGAGGCTCTCTCTCGGTAGTAGTGTGCGAAAATCAGGAGCTGTAAATGTAAGATCAAACAGCGGGATCAATAATGAAATTTGATAATTAGTAATCCTCGCCTCGACAAACTCAATTTGATTGAAATTGACGGTTTGGGTGACATCTTCAGTAATTGTTTGGCCTAAGCTATCGAGGTAGTTAACTTCAATATTGTTGATGGTGAAACCGGGCAGGGGAACGTTATCAATGATCGCCGCGAGCAGGGTATCTTGTTGCTCAGTAGCTGACACTTGACAGACTGTTGCTAAACGAGCAGTTCGGCGCGAGGTTTCGTTCAAAGCATGCCAAGTAAAAAGCAAGCGTCCAAATTCGATAATGGCAAATATCAGGAGAAAGAACAGCGAAGCAACGATTGAAAATTCGACTAAGGTACTGCCATGCTGTTTATTATTCTTTAAACTGATCATCACAGAACCCTCATTGAGTAAGAGGAGACCAAGGTAAAATTAAGATCGATATCTTTTCCTGTGAAGTATCCCGGTATGAAGCTCATAACGGGTTGATATGGGTATTTTATCTCAACTTTTACATAATTTCCGGTCAGGGTTACTTCAACTTGGGATGTGCTCAGAGCGGGAATGATAGCTTCCGTCCCTCCGTTGATGGAGCCATACACCGCGAGGTTTTTAGTCAATGTGATATTGCTGTCATCTAACGTATATAAGCCGTCTGTGCCTTTGAATTCGCCTGATAGGAATCTGGCCGAATCTCTACTTATTTTCTCTAATTCGGCGTAAGTGTAAAAAGCTCGCCCTAACTCTACCAGCGACAGCAGCAGCAGCAGGAAAAAAGGTAGCAAGATGGTAAACTCGACCATCGCGACTCCGCTTTGTTGACTTTGAGTTTTCATTATGAGTCCCCGCTGTCAGGGTCGGCAAAAAGCACTATCTTGTAAGGACCTTCTTCATTCGGCTCATTGCTTGCGTTGCCGCTGTTGTTTCTGCAGTCTTTGATGAATTCCCCGATGATCCAAGAGCCATCACCGTTGCCTGAATTATCATCGATCGTGGTGGTTTCGCTTACTGGTTGTGAGATGAAAAAACACCCGAGTCCTTTAAGCTCAACTTCCATCCTGCCGCCATTCTTTGAGGCGGTACTGCAGTCTAAAATAGGAACGGTTACTATTCGGCGGAAATAACCTTTTTCTTGGCAAGAAGATGAATTGAGGCAGGACTCATAATTCTGTGATTCATATTTTCCCATGTAATCCGAATAACTGTAGAGATCACCGGCTGTTTTGTTAGGCTCATATTTGTTAGTTTCGGGGTTCAGCATTACCGCTGCTATGTTGTCTTTATCATACTCGGAATTGATATCTGGTATATAGTCCTCATCTTTCAGGCCGGGCACTTTAAAGCCTTCAAACCGTGAATCTAAGGCTAGGGTGGGGCCGACCATATTACCGGTTTCTGTAGTGATTTGTTCGCCTTCTTTAAGGGTAAGGCAACTGTCGTATTTGCCAGCTAAAGCCTCGCGGTACGCATCGGCACCGGTTTGGGGATTGCCGTCAGCATCGGTGAGGGTGATAGGCATAAAATTACCTGGGCCTAAGTCCGATGGATTTGTTGACGAAGCCTTGAGCACGTGGAGAGTCTCAGTGGAATACCCAGCGATGTTGTTTTCGCTGGAATCATCTCCAGCACAGATACTCAAGGGGACAATATTGCATGAGCGGCCCAGACTAGAACTTGGCCCAGCGACCGCAGAAGCTCTGGTGCTTAAGTCAATTTTCATTATCGAGACTAAGAAGTCCGGAATATCGACATTTTCGATGCGAACTCTGACATAGGGTGAATCTGTTGTCGCGGTACTTGGATCAAAAGGAAGGTTTTCGGAGAACTCGAAAGCTATCGTTGCATTGTCGAGTTCAATAGCCGTGTAACCGTCATAACTAAGGTTATCGTTAATGGCTTGAGTTCCAGCTGTAATTGCATCTGCTTGTGTGCCGCCTAAATCGATGGTTTTGGCAGCACTTAGCGCGGCTGAATCAGCAAGATTCTGCAGTTTACCTTTGGACAAAACAAGGTTGCCGACGTCGAGAGCCAAGGCGCCTGCGCCAATGAGTACCGCCATTGCTAGTGTGGCGAATACAACAACCACACCTTTTTGTTTGCTGGGTCGGCTATATCTGGTTTTGGCTCTCATAGTTCTATTCCTGCTGCTAACGATGAAAAATTATCAATCGCCTATGCCACTAATGATGTCTTTGCTCTTCACTTTCTTCTGTTCAGTGCCTTTTTTCTCGAGGAGAAATGATTTACTGGCTTTTTTGCCGCTGAACGTCGGTGAACCCAATGGCACCCTGTTCTCGGCCAGAGGATCAACTGTTTGCATTCTGACCATTTTATTTAAGCTGTTGCCCAATGCGGGTTCACCGCTCCAAGAGGCGTGGCAAAAAACTAGGGCTGCAATTGTCACGTAATTGATATTCATTTTGTTTATCCCTCTAGCTATCTTTACAAGCTGTGGCCAAATTGCCCCTCAGAGCCCGCACTTGGCGAAAGCGTCACAGAAGATGTCGGTGTTGCCTGACGGTATGCGTTGTTTTCATTACTTTGTTTTAGCTCGCTCATGCGGCCCAATAGATAAAACTCCCAATCATTAGGCTCGACAAAACTGTCTGTCGGCAGGGTGAGATCTTGTCTACGCACCGGCTTGGCAAGTCTTGGAGTAACTAAAATTACCAGTTCAGTTTCACCCTTACGAAATGATTGGCTACGAAAAAGTTGGCCGATGACAGGGAGATCTCCCAAGCCGGGGAGCTTGTCGACAACATCTGTAACCGTTTCATTCAATAAGCCGGCAATCCCGATGGTTTGGCCATTGCCAAGCTCGACGGTGGTCTTCGCGCTGCGCTTAGACAGGGCAGGCACAAAAAACTGGGAAGCGGTCCCGCTCGGCGAGACAGTGACAGCGTTTTGGTTGGTGATTTCACTGACTTCAATGTTAAGTGCAAGGTTGATACTGTCACTGGATGAAACGGTCGGAACAAATTGCAATCCGACACCGAACTCCTTGAATTCAATTGTAATATTTTCATCGTTGGGTACGGGGATTGGGAATTCACCACCTGATAAAAATTCAGCACTTTCACCGCTAAGTGCAGTCAAGGTTGGTTCGGCAAGCACTTTTGCCAGCCCATTGGTTTTGGCGATACTAAATGCGGCGCTAAAAAGGGTACTGCCGCTGAGATAACTGGCGAACAGGCCATTATCTTCAATGTTTAGAGGAGCAGAGATTATTTCAGTTATGATATTTCCTGCATCGTCAACAGGTGGGACCACCGGAATACTGGCACCACCATTGACCGTACCCCAAGTCCAGTTGCTGTTATTGCGGGCGAAGACAAAATTAGAGTCAAATTCTCTGATCAGTGAACGTTGAACTTCAGCGACAGTGACTTCAAGCATGATCTGGTGTGAGCCGCCGACGTTCATCAGGTTGATGATCCCGGTGTCTTTGCCTGTGAAAGTATTCGCAATTTCCTCAGCCATGGCAATTTTTTCTGCACTGGAAACGTCGCCGCCTAGTACGAGCTTGTTTTGGCTGGTATAGACCGAGATTTTCTCTTGCGGCATGAATTCATACAGTTTTGCTTTTAAGGCATTTAAATCGTGTGTGACTTCAACGTCCAATACTGTGATGAGTCTGCCACGTGAATCCCAAACGATAACATTGGTAGTGCCGAGCGCTTTACCCAGTACATAGATTTTATTGGAACGAAGAATGAGGATGTCTGCTACGTCCGGATTCCCGATAGAGATTTTTTTTGCACTACCCGGGATTTCGATCAGCCGAGACTTATGCTGAGGCACTGCTATTGACTGCGTTCTTGCAGCAAAACCTTCACTGCTGAGTAACAAAGAAAAAAGCACTACTATAACAACGAGTAATGACCTAGATAATGTTAATGAGTTCTGATTGCTTTCCATATCTTATGCTTCCTTGAAAGGCCCGCTAAATACGAACACTCACACGACTGGTGTCGGTTCCTTTGATAATGGTGACGCTGTCAGTGGTTCTTTGGTAAACCTTAGGTTTTTCTTCTGGGTCATTAGGGTTACGCAATGAAAGTTGTAGCTCGCCTTTAGACTTAGCGGTGATCAGCGATTCGGCCTGTTTGGGGGTGAGCTCGAGAGTGACCGCGCGGACAATAATCGGTTTGGATTCGTCCGTTCTAGCTGTTTGGTCGACTGCTAAGATTTTGATTTTTTTTAAGACAGTTTGAGCTCGGCTGATTTTTTCTTGGGCATAAATCACATCAACATAATCGCCGGGCAACAGGAAACCGGCGACCCCGATGACGTCGTTGACCCGGATTGTGACTGCGCGCATGTTGGGGGAGATAAGTGCTGCCAGCGTTGTGCCTTCGCCCGGCGAGACTAACCGTTCTGAGCGCAATATATCGCCAGCAAAAATCTCATTGCGCGCCAATTTCCCAATCACATCGGACAGTTGTGGGTAGCCGGTTTGAGCAACCAGCTCCTCAGGGTAGTATTCAAGCTTTAGGTGTTTGGCCTCGAGTGGTGTGCCTAAGGGAATATTCTGTTGTGCGACGACACGTGCAACTCTCGGCTGCTCTTTGATCACCTCTTTGATGACTTCTATGCGTTCGGGCTCTGAAGCCACAGGGGGGGTGGCGGCTTGTTTTTTCTCTATCCAGTTATTAGCAAGCAGTAAGGCACCAAACCCCATTGCGACAGATACAGAAAGCATTAGCAGCAGTTTGCCGTTATTCATGAGATGTTACCTCCTGCTCATCGTTGACAAAATAGCAATCCCAGACAGTTTGCATTAATTCTGGGGTGATGATCGGTTGATGCTGGTAAAACTGAATTTGGTTACTGCACATGGCGACCAAATCTCGCGGGTAACAAGGCAGTAGAGGAACGGCATAGGGCCTGTGAAGCTGCTCGAAAACATACTCTAATACGTCTGCCGTGGTAGTAAGTTGATGTCTGTCGCACTCGTTGTGCCACAGCGTGGTGTAATCGTCCGCGGATATGGGCCCGAAGTTGATTTTGTAGCCTATTCGCCGGAGAAAAGCGTCATCAGCAAGCTTGGCCGGATGGATGTTTGATGAGAACACCAATACTTGCTCGAAAGGGATGTCAAAGTGATCGCCAGAACTTAGCGATAAGTAGTCGATCTTTTCTTCCAGCGGAATAATCCAGCGGTTGAGGATGGCATCGACAGAGACCTTCTGCCTGCCAAGATCATCAATGAGAAGTATGCCGTTGTTGGCTTTCATCTGAAGGGGCGCCCGATTGATTTTATGGCTTGGGTCAACGGTAACTTCAAGCATATCAGCAGTGAGCTCTCCCCCGACAACGACTTCCGGCCGCTGGCATTTCACTAGTCGATTGTCGTAGCCGTCATCTAGTAGCAAGGATTCTTCCTGACTCTGTATCGGCTTGTGGATGATAGGGTCGAATAGCTGAATAATCTGATTGCCAATGCAAATCGAATAGGGAACAAAGACTTGTGACTTGAAAAGCCGGATGAGTCTTCGTGATATATAGGTTTTCCCCGTGCCGGGCAAGCCGTAGATAAAGATCGCCCGCCCGGAATTGAGTGCAGGCCCGACTGTGCCGATAATGTCGTTGGGTAGGATCAAATCATTCAGCCCGTTGCATAGTATGTCAGGGGTGACCAGTTCTTCCTTGGTGGTCTGGCTGAGGACCAGTGCCTTGTAGTGGGGCAATGAGATGGGGGCAGGACCTAGATAACCGTCACGCTGGATCTCATGCTGTGCCAGGTTTCGCCCTTTGTTGGTGAGGCCGTAGCGAATACTGGCGGAAAATCGCCCATCGGAGCGAACTTCGACATACGCTTCTGACTTTTGTTTTTGCAATATTTGCTCGATGATATTGCCTGATAACCCTAGTTTTTTTGACAGGCCGACGACATCATCGTCAGTCACTTGGGAAAGGTGCTTAATAATAAGGGTTTCGAGTAAACGAGCAGGAAGGCCAGTTTGCTCTAGCGTTTTCGGCTTGAGAGTCAGTGTGTTTGACTGTGACTTGGGCCTTTTTTTAAGTATTGACAAATCGATACCCATGACCACTCCTTAGCGAGATGAGGTAAACCGCTAGAACAAGTAAAATTCACAAAATACTGTTGCGAGTAAAATAGCCCCTCCCATAGGTACAGCACTGCTTGCGGTAGTATTGGCTTCGGGCTTGAGATAGCATCCGAGTTTTATCGACTGGCACCAACGTGACAGCATTGGTGTTAGTTCGCCGTAGCAGGATAATCTTGAAAGGGATAGCAGCCCGGCAAAGCCGACTGCAACAGCAATAAGTATAATTATGTTTGATGGGCCGAAGAAAATGCCTAGAGATGCTAAAAGTTTAGCATCTCCAGCGCCGAAAAGACCGATATAAAACAGAATTATACAGATTGAAAGTCCAACAAATATACCTGATATTGCGAAAAATATTGGAGCCGCACTTATTGAACTTGTGATGTCCGAGTTATAAGTTAATTGGATGGTCCCAATTACCACAATGGACAACACTAAATAATTTGGTATTTTGGAATACTTAATATCATATAGTGCAGCGTAGAATACCAAAATAATTATGGGCAGACTCATGGTATATTCCGTTTTCCGCGAATAACGTTTTATGAGCCACTATTAGCAGTAGCTAATTCATCTTTAAGACCACTGATTGTCGTTTCTACTTCCCCACCTAACTCAGAAAACGCCGTTACCACCGCGGCAGCTACCAGTGCGCCTGCCACTGCGTATTCGACTGTTGTTAGTCCTTCTTCATCACGATAAAAATCAATAAGGAACTGCTTAAATGATTTCATGGTGTAACTCCCTTGATAGCAAAGATGTTTGTAAAAATTTGTCTTCCGACAATGTAAATTTAGTAAGAGGAAACAAAAAATCAAAAGCAAATTTTGTGTTTTTTTGTGGTATTTATTTTTTTAACTGCATGTTTTTTGTAAGTGCATGATTTCTAATAAATATGATTTTTATTAATTTTGAGGCGTTGTCTCAAAAGTAAGAATATATGCACACAGTTGATTTTGTGCTGGTGTTTTTAATTTTTGTCTTATAGTTGATAATAACTGGTGTGGGAATATAATTATAATTATAATTTAATTTGGCGGAAATTCTTTAAATATTTCATTGATTTGGCTTTCGATAAATATTTTTCTGGATGACGGGGTCATGGCGTCGGTGAGGCGGCGTTGGGACGCTGAGCGCCAAATGACGAGGTTGGTCTTAGGGTCTATCAATTCAATGACTATTTTGCCATATCGATACTCTCTAATTGGTGTTGGAGTAGAGTAAGCAATACCCACATTTCGGTGATGGTAGCCTAATCCTAGAGAGGTGCCATAAGTCTGGAAGTCACTATGTTCTTCAATAAAGTGCCTAACTAATAAGTCACCCTTTTCTGTCACGTTAGTAATCCCTTTGGTGTAAAGCTCAGTTCGTATAGCATCTTCTATACGCTTTCCATCAAGGGTTGTTGCCTGTGTTGTAGCAAATTTAGCGAATTCGTAGGTTTTGTAACTCGAATAGTCAACCGCTGAGTTGAAGTCTGTAATAACTTCTTTTGTGCATGCTGAAAGAAATATAAAAAGTAATATTATTATTTGTTTAGTCATCTCTCACCTGCAGCATTAGTCGAGTGATTTTAATTAATGTATTCAGGTTTGCTGATCGCATATGATTACACCGTCGTTAAATTCGACAGCGAGGGGAGATAAATTTTTCAGTTTATTCTGAAGATGAAAACTATGTGGAAACTGGCAATAAATTTCATACTCTTTATGCAATCCGTTGTCTAGAAAAGCATCCAATACTTCGGCAGTGTCAGCGATTAACAATCTTGATTGGGGTTCTAAGTACATACCTGACTCACATCACACTTTTAACTTTATTTGTTCAAGCATAGCTTAGCTTGATGTGATTGCTCATGTGTAAACAGAGGGTGGCGACAAAACCGACCTGGATGTTGCTTGATCATGACATACCGAAAGAACTTAGGTATTCCAATAAGATTAAGAATAAATGAGATAGAGGTAACTGGAAATTCTCACTATGCTTAATGAATAGTTAATACAACGTAACCCACTGACAAATAAAGCTTCAATATTGATGTTTGATTCGATTCTATCGCACTGTGTCATAATCAGTAGGTAAGGTGAATACATGGGCAAATTTTTTGTGGTACTGCTTGGTTGTAGTCTGGTACAAGCTTGTGGAAGCCAGCATTATGCCAAACCCACAATTGATGATAGCAAAGACATTGCCAGCCTTTCTGCGCAGTACGTTAACGCAACAAGAGGGGGAGGGTGGGATTTTACCTCACTGTTACCTGGCAAGGTGTATCATCCCCGTGACGGCTATATTCATTACAAGCGCTTGTGGTGCTTAGATGAGGGGAAGGGGTCGATAGAGGAATTCCAGCGCTTTATGGCCGATATCTGTACCAGCAAAGGTGGCAAGATGGATGCCGAGTGGTGTATTTCCAGCACCCACAGTTATCCCGTGTTCAGAGCTTCGATAGAACCCACGGGAACGACCTGTTCCGGCGGAAATATAGCGGCAAGTGTTGATACCATTGAGCCAATATCTTCCTCTACGGCCTCTGAGTGGCGACTCTATGCCGAAAAAAAAGGTTTTGTGCCGCCACAAAGATGAATTTCCAATGCGGTGCTTTGTTGAAATTGTGTTAATGTCTATGGTGTAACTGGACTGACCACATAAAGGAGTGCTTATGTCATGGACACGATTGCTGGTTGAAGAGAAGGACGGTGTCGTCACTGTTGTACTCAATAGGCCAGATAAGTGCAACGCTTTGGATATGCCTTTGTTCCGTG
Proteins encoded:
- a CDS encoding AAA family ATPase; this encodes MGIDLSILKKRPKSQSNTLTLKPKTLEQTGLPARLLETLIIKHLSQVTDDDVVGLSKKLGLSGNIIEQILQKQKSEAYVEVRSDGRFSASIRYGLTNKGRNLAQHEIQRDGYLGPAPISLPHYKALVLSQTTKEELVTPDILCNGLNDLILPNDIIGTVGPALNSGRAIFIYGLPGTGKTYISRRLIRLFKSQVFVPYSICIGNQIIQLFDPIIHKPIQSQEESLLLDDGYDNRLVKCQRPEVVVGGELTADMLEVTVDPSHKINRAPLQMKANNGILLIDDLGRQKVSVDAILNRWIIPLEEKIDYLSLSSGDHFDIPFEQVLVFSSNIHPAKLADDAFLRRIGYKINFGPISADDYTTLWHNECDRHQLTTTADVLEYVFEQLHRPYAVPLLPCYPRDLVAMCSNQIQFYQHQPIITPELMQTVWDCYFVNDEQEVTSHE
- a CDS encoding A24 family peptidase, whose protein sequence is MSLPIIILVFYAALYDIKYSKIPNYLVLSIVVIGTIQLTYNSDITSSISAAPIFFAISGIFVGLSICIILFYIGLFGAGDAKLLASLGIFFGPSNIIILIAVAVGFAGLLSLSRLSCYGELTPMLSRWCQSIKLGCYLKPEANTTASSAVPMGGAILLATVFCEFYLF
- a CDS encoding Flp family type IVb pilin; translated protein: MKSFKQFLIDFYRDEEGLTTVEYAVAGALVAAAVVTAFSELGGEVETTISGLKDELATANSGS
- a CDS encoding DUF4136 domain-containing protein; this encodes MTKQIIILLFIFLSACTKEVITDFNSAVDYSSYKTYEFAKFATTQATTLDGKRIEDAIRTELYTKGITNVTEKGDLLVRHFIEEHSDFQTYGTSLGLGYHHRNVGIAYSTPTPIREYRYGKIVIELIDPKTNLVIWRSASQRRLTDAMTPSSRKIFIESQINEIFKEFPPN